In the genome of Gemmatimonadales bacterium, the window GAAGGAGCTGGTCGAAGTAGGCGCGCTGCCGGCTGCTGTCGGCGTAACGGTTTTCCGGGAGTGACAGCGCCACCGTGGTGACATTCCGGGCGTCGAAGCCGGGATTGTCCGCCAGCAGCGTCGACAGGCTCCGGATCAGCAGCGACGCGCCGACCACGAGCATGATCGCCAGCGCGACCTGTACCACGACAAGCGCCTGTTGCGGCAGACTGCGATTCGCGGTGGCGCCGCGTCCGCCGTTGGAGAGACCGCTGCGCAGATCGACCGTCGTTGCGCGCCACGCGGGGAACACGCCGATCAGCGAGCCGCACGCCAGCGCCAGCGTCAGGGCGACGGCGAGCGCCGGAAGATCGAGCGTGACTTCACGCATCCTCGGAATACCGGTGACTCCCGGTCCGAGCGTGACCAGGACGCGCGTCAGCGCCCACGCGATTGCGACGCCGAATGCACCGCCGGAGACTGCACGGGCAACATTTTCGGTCAGCAGCTGGCGAATCAGCCGGCCGTGGCTCGCACCGAGGGTGGCGCGAACGATCAGTTCGCGCTGTCGCGCTTCGGTCCGGGCGACGGTGGCGCCGGCGATGCTGACGCACGCGATCAGCAGTACGAGTGCCACGGCGCCGAGCATGAGGAGGAGCGGCGTGCGGCTGTTCCCGGTCACGGCCTGCTGCATCGAGACGGTCGCGATGCCGTCGGGGCCGCTGCCGAATTGATGGCGGATGCGGGCGATGATGGCATCGAGATCCTGTTGTGCTGCTCCGAGCGCGATGCCGGGTCGCAGCCGGCCAACGGCATGCCACAGGCCGGCGTTGCGCATGCCATCGTATTTCCCGTACACCGATCCGATCCAGAGCCGCGCGCTCGCAGGATACTGAAACCCGGGCGGCATGACGCCGACCACGGCGTAGTTGCGTCCGTGCAGGTCGAGATGGAGCTGATCGAGGCGGGCGTTGGCACCCAGGTGATCCCGCCAGAAGTCGTACGACACGACGGCAACCGGCTCCGCCGTTGCACCGGTCTCATCGGGCCGCAAGGTGCGGCCGAGAAATGGCGTCAGACCGACCGCACCAAAGAAATCGCCGATCACCGACGCGGTCATGGCGAGTTGCGGCTCATCACCTCCGATGACCGTGGTCTCGTTGGGAAGCGACGCTCCGAGGGCGCGATAGCTGCGGTTGTCGCGGATCAGATCGAGGACCGTCGGAGTCGACAGCGAACCGCCGCCGCCGGTGGGCCCGTATCGGGCCGAGACGAGCACGAGGCGATCGGGGTCCGGGTAGGGGAGCGGGCGAAGGAGGACATCGTGCACCACGCTGTACGCTGCCGTCGTGACGCCAATTCCCGCCGCGAGCGTCAGCAATGTTGCCAGCGTGAAGGCGGGAGTCCGAAGGGCATCCCGCATCGAGAACTGCAGGTCGTGTCGGATATCCGACCAGATCGACATCTGGCGACTCCTCTGGAGGTGATGCAGTTCGTGCTGGACGCAATCGTGCCGGAGATCCTCGACGCGGCCGAAGCGTTCACGCGCGATGCGGCGCGCGTCGTCGGCACCGACGCCGCGTTCGCGGATCTGCCGGGCACGCATCTCGAGATGAAAGGCGAACTCTTCGTCGACGGCATCGGCTGCGCGTCGTGGCGTCGTCGGCCATCGAAAGGCGCGGGCCAGCCGGCGGAAGTCGAGACTCACGGCGCACCGGGTGCCGGCCGGCGCAATGCGGTGGCGATCGCCTGGACATAGCGATCCCAACGAGGCGCCTGCTGCGCGAGATGGGTGCGGCCCTGCGGGGTCAGGGCGTAGAACCTGGCACGCCGCCCAAGATCCGATTTCCCCCACTCCGATTCGACCCAGCCGCGGTCGGCGAGTCGATAGAGGGCAGGATAGAGCGTTCCCTCCTCGACGAGGAGTTCGGCAGCAGTCGAATGTTCGATCCATTCCGCGATGGCGTAGCCATGCTTCGGTCCCCAGCTCAGGGCCTGCAGGATGAGCAATTCGAGGCTTTCGCGGAGCAGATTCAGGTCGGTTGGCATGGTTCCCCTTGGCAGACATGGGGAACCTATTTCGCGTTGCCTTGTCAGACAAGGGGAGCATGGAGCGCTGGGGTGATTTCTGCGCCGGAACTCGCTGTCAGTGGCCCGGTTGCGTCAGTTTCGTGGCAGCGCTATCTTGCCGTGCTGTTCCGTAAACCGGTTTCCGGGAGACCAACGCTGTGAAGGTTCGTTCGAGTGTCAAGCCGATCTGCGAAAGCTGCCGTGTCGTGAAGCGTCGCGGCGTGGTGCGCGTCATCTGCAGCCGGACCGCCAAGCACAAGCAGCGGCAGGGCTGATATGGCGCGTATCGCTGGGGTAGATCTTCCGCGCGAAAAGCGCGTTGAAATCGGACTCACCTACATCTTCGGGATCGGACGGGTCACCAGCCGCAAGCTGCTGGCCGAGACCGGCATCAATCCCGATACCCGGGTGCGTGATCTCTCCGACGCCGAAGTGGGGCGTCTGCGGCAGATCATCGAACGGAGCGTCAAGACCGAGGGCGCGCTGCGCACCGAGGTCGCGATGAATATCAAGCGGCTGATGGACATCGGCACCTATCGCGGCATTCGACATCGCCGTGGCCTGCCGGTGCGCGGTCAGCGCACGCATACCAACGCCCGGACCAAGAAGGGCCCCCGTCGGGCCATCGCCGGCAAGAAGAAGGTGACGAAGAAGTAATCCATGACAGCGCCTGCCACCGCACCGAAGCCGAGCGCCAAGCGCTCCAAGAAGTTGGTCGAATCCGAGGGGGTCGTGCACATCTCAGCGACGTTCAACAACGTCCTGATCACGATCACCGATCTCCGTGGCAACACGGTGGCATGGGGCACGGCGGGGAAGGCCGGCTTCAAGGGATCGAAGAAGTCCACCCCGTTTGCGGCGACCGTCGCCGGCGAGAACTGCGCCCGCGAGGCGCTCAACCTCGGCATGCGCAAGGTCCACGTGCGGGTGCAGGGTCCGGGAAGCGGCCGCGAGTCGGCGATCCAGGCGCTCGCGTCGGTCGGCCTCAAGGTCGCGTCGATTCGCGACGTGACGCCGATTCCGCACAACGGTTGCCGTCCACCCAAGAAGCGGCGGGTCTGATCCATGTCACGTTATACCGGACCACAATGCCGCCTCTGCCGGCGCGAAGGGACCAAGCTCTTCCTCAAGGGAAGCCGCTGTCTCACCGAGAAGTGCGCCATCGAACGCCGCCAGTACGCCCCGGGCCAGCACGGCCAGCAGGGCGGGCGCGGCCGGAAGATGTCGGAGTACGCCAAGCAGCTGCGCGAGAAGCAGAAGGTGAAGCGGATGTACGGCCTCACTGAATCGCAGTTCCGAAATACCTACGCTGGTGCGTCGCGCCTGCCGGGGGTCAAGGGCACCAACCTGCTCGTTGCCCTCGAAACGCGGCTCGACAACATCGTCTACCGGATGGGCTTTGCGTCGTCGCGCCGCGGCGCGCGCCAGCTGGTCCGGCACGGCCACGTCGAGGTCAACGGCCGCAAGGTCGACATCCCGTCGTACCACGTGGTTCCGGGGCAGGAAGTCCGGGTCACGCCGGCCGATCGTGAGCAGCTCAGCGTCAAGCTGTCGCAGGAGCATGCGTCGCGCGGCGCCGCGGTGTCGTGGTTGTCGATCGACGCGGAGAAGGCCGCTGGCCGCCTCGTCGAACTGCCGACTCGCGACGGGATTCCGGTGAACGCGCAAGAGCAGCTCATCGTCGAGCTCTACTCGAAGTAACCGAAGGACACGAACCGATGGCTATCGATCTCACCGGACTCGTCCGGCCGCAAGTCGTCGAAATGACGAAGCGGGACGACAATCCGAACATCGCCGAATTCCGGCTGCAGCCGCTGGAACGCGGCTTCGGCCACACGCTGGGCAATTCGCTGCGGCGCCTCCTTCTGTCGTCGCTGCCGGGCAGCGCGGTCTGGGGCTTCCGCCTCGACGGCGTCGTGCACGAGCACCAGACGGTGCAGGGCGTCCTCGAGGACGTGCACCAGATCGTCCAGCGCCTCAAGTCGCTCACCCTCGTTCTCGACGAGGCGGTGCCCGAGGCGATCCTGCGCATCAGCAAGCAGGGACCCGGCCCGGTCTATGCCCGCGATATCCAGGACTCCGGTCAGGGGCGCGTGGTCAATCCCGACCACCTCCTCTTCACGGTGCAGGACGATCGCGAAGTGAACTGCGAGCTCTACGTCAACAAGGGCCGTGGCTACGTCGAATCCGAAATGCACCCCGCCGATCGGTCGTACCCGGTCGACCTGGTGCGGATCGACGCGATCTACAATCCGGTCCGCCGCGCCAACTTCACCGTCGCCGAAACCCGCGTCGGTCAGCGCACTGACTACGACCGGCTTGCCGTGTCGATCGAGACCAACGGAACGATCGCCCCGGAAGACGCGCTGTCGTACGCCGCCGCGCTCGCCCAGGAGCATTTCCGCTACTTCGTCGAATTCGGCAAGACCCCCGCGTACACCGCGCCGTCGGGTGAGCTGTCGGCTCCCGCCACCGGTCTCGCCGGGAAGCTCGCCAAGCCGATCGACGATCTCGGCATGTCGGTCCGGACCGTCAACTCGCTCAAGAACTCCAACATCCGCACCTTGCGCGATCTTGCCGAGTTCTCGAT includes:
- the rpmJ gene encoding 50S ribosomal protein L36 — protein: MKVRSSVKPICESCRVVKRRGVVRVICSRTAKHKQRQG
- the rpsD gene encoding 30S ribosomal protein S4; the protein is MSRYTGPQCRLCRREGTKLFLKGSRCLTEKCAIERRQYAPGQHGQQGGRGRKMSEYAKQLREKQKVKRMYGLTESQFRNTYAGASRLPGVKGTNLLVALETRLDNIVYRMGFASSRRGARQLVRHGHVEVNGRKVDIPSYHVVPGQEVRVTPADREQLSVKLSQEHASRGAAVSWLSIDAEKAAGRLVELPTRDGIPVNAQEQLIVELYSK
- a CDS encoding ABC transporter permease, giving the protein MSIWSDIRHDLQFSMRDALRTPAFTLATLLTLAAGIGVTTAAYSVVHDVLLRPLPYPDPDRLVLVSARYGPTGGGGSLSTPTVLDLIRDNRSYRALGASLPNETTVIGGDEPQLAMTASVIGDFFGAVGLTPFLGRTLRPDETGATAEPVAVVSYDFWRDHLGANARLDQLHLDLHGRNYAVVGVMPPGFQYPASARLWIGSVYGKYDGMRNAGLWHAVGRLRPGIALGAAQQDLDAIIARIRHQFGSGPDGIATVSMQQAVTGNSRTPLLLMLGAVALVLLIACVSIAGATVARTEARQRELIVRATLGASHGRLIRQLLTENVARAVSGGAFGVAIAWALTRVLVTLGPGVTGIPRMREVTLDLPALAVALTLALACGSLIGVFPAWRATTVDLRSGLSNGGRGATANRSLPQQALVVVQVALAIMLVVGASLLIRSLSTLLADNPGFDARNVTTVALSLPENRYADSSRQRAYFDQLLPAISALPGVDRAALLNSVSVPYTGGGGINGSIITDDEGSSERGTVPFYRLVSAGYFDALHIPVLRGRAFVAGDRAGTAPVTVITQSLAQHYWSGKDPIGHRIKWTPQFDNHDEWLTIVGVVADTKSELGDDSPGMAVYVDYAQRPERSLEGMTLVLSTRHSSTALLDRIRRVLAGVDPDVPSVISTLQATMDQSVANRRFVMYVMSGFSGFALFLAGLSLYGLLSYAVTRRRREIGVRMALGATRRSVLALVVYQGMGTVVIGALLGIGGALALTRTIRSLLFGVSSTDPLSFVISVCVLVAAALLACYLPGRRAAAIDPLAAIQAE
- a CDS encoding PadR family transcriptional regulator, whose protein sequence is MPTDLNLLRESLELLILQALSWGPKHGYAIAEWIEHSTAAELLVEEGTLYPALYRLADRGWVESEWGKSDLGRRARFYALTPQGRTHLAQQAPRWDRYVQAIATALRRPAPGAP
- the rpsK gene encoding 30S ribosomal protein S11 codes for the protein MTAPATAPKPSAKRSKKLVESEGVVHISATFNNVLITITDLRGNTVAWGTAGKAGFKGSKKSTPFAATVAGENCAREALNLGMRKVHVRVQGPGSGRESAIQALASVGLKVASIRDVTPIPHNGCRPPKKRRV
- a CDS encoding DNA-directed RNA polymerase subunit alpha, with the translated sequence MAIDLTGLVRPQVVEMTKRDDNPNIAEFRLQPLERGFGHTLGNSLRRLLLSSLPGSAVWGFRLDGVVHEHQTVQGVLEDVHQIVQRLKSLTLVLDEAVPEAILRISKQGPGPVYARDIQDSGQGRVVNPDHLLFTVQDDREVNCELYVNKGRGYVESEMHPADRSYPVDLVRIDAIYNPVRRANFTVAETRVGQRTDYDRLAVSIETNGTIAPEDALSYAAALAQEHFRYFVEFGKTPAYTAPSGELSAPATGLAGKLAKPIDDLGMSVRTVNSLKNSNIRTLRDLAEFSIKDLKEVKNIGDKALQEIADVLNGEELNAEMEFEEVGGELKVSNPGVPPYVPVSQGEEA
- the rpsM gene encoding 30S ribosomal protein S13, whose protein sequence is MARIAGVDLPREKRVEIGLTYIFGIGRVTSRKLLAETGINPDTRVRDLSDAEVGRLRQIIERSVKTEGALRTEVAMNIKRLMDIGTYRGIRHRRGLPVRGQRTHTNARTKKGPRRAIAGKKKVTKK